CTCCTGTTCTGACGGAGCGGGTCAGGCCCCATCAGGCACGCTCCCCTGGGACTTCCCTGGGAACCCCCACTCCTTGACCCCGGAGGTTAGGAGACTCACTTGCCTTCCTACCGTGGCCTCCCCTAACCCTTCCGCATGCCAGCACGCGCCGTGTCCTTTGTCTCGCTTTGGGTTAGCCCAGGCAGACTGAGGTTTTCAGGGAGAATGCCATAAACGAGCAGGGGAGCAGGCGCTCCCCAAATGATGTCAGGAAGATCAAAGTGGACCCCCGTTTTCTCCCCGGCCTGAGCATGCGTAGACCATCCTGGATCAGTGCAGGGGTCCTGGCGTGGAGAAGCTGCCTAGCTGGCACGGTCCACCACCATCATCCTGGTGCGCAGCCGAGAGTGGGCCAGCCGTGCCCGCACTACCAGCATTGCCTCCTTCGGGTGCCCCGCCCCGTAGTGCCGCCAGAGGGCGCGTGTGTGGTGGCTCGGGTGCGGTgtaggcaggggtgctggggtccagGCCCAGTGGgccctggaggggggagggggagcctgaGCTGCAGACCACGCTGTGAACCCTCCTCTCCGCAGGAGCGAGCGCTCCAAGCATTGCAGCGCTTGTAATAAATGTGTGTGCGGCTTTGACCATCACTGCAAGTGGCTAAATAACTGCGTGGGTGAGAGGAACTACAGGTGAGAGCGGGGGcgatgcggggggtgggggggggggaggatatGGCTCCTGGAGGCACAGGTGCCTAAGCCTGTGATTCTGTAGATGAGGCTGGGCAGGGGTGCCCAGAGACCCTGTGCACTGGTCTGAGGGAATGTGCTGGAAGGCCACTCGctgcctgggcactgctgagggcAGGTGTGGGGTCTCTGCTGGCCCTGGAGGTGCTGGCAGTGGTGGCCTCCTTCACCTTGGGTTTCTGAGGAGTGGGGCTCCCGTCCCAACCCTGGGCCCTTACACCCAGCTGGACGCGGGGTGCTGACAGTTGCCCACGGCTGGGCCCAGGCTCTTTCTGCACAGCGTGGTGACCGCCTTACTGGGTGTCCTGCTCCTTGTGGTGGTGGCCAGTTATGTCTTTGTGGAGTTCTTTGTCAATCCCATGCAACTGCGCACTGACAGCCACTTTCAAGGTCAGTCTGCACCCCCTGAcctgccctcccatccccctacttcccgcctggccctgccctcgtCCCAGCTTACAGCCTGTCTGTGCTGGCAGACCTGAAGAATGACACCGAGGAATGGTTCATGTTTCTGCCTGCTGCCCCCTTGAAGATCCAGGCTCCTGTCATCCCAGTCCTGGCCGCCGTCCTCATCCTTCTGGGCCTGCTTTCCATCGCCCTGCTCGGCCACCTGCTTTGCTTCCACATTTACCTCAGTGAGTCCGTTGGTCTGGCCAGGCCGTGCCCCTGGCTCTTTGGTGGCTGGGTCTCACCCCAGGCTTAGTGCTTGCAGCAGCGCCgagtccctgcctccctctctggaGTCCAGGCCCCTCCACCCTGATCCTCTCCTCGCTCCTGCCCCCCCAGTGTGGCACAAGCTCACCACTTACGAGTACATCGTGCAGCACCGCCCACCGCAGGAGGCAAAGCCCCCCACCTCGCGGGAGTTCAAGTTGTGTCCCCCAGAGAGGCAGCCTATTCAGGTAGAGAATTGGCCCAGGGCCCctagggggtgggagtgggggggggggctgcgtgCGGGTGGACCCCTGGGCTGCAGGGAGCCGCCGGTGAGGTGACAGGGTGAAGGGGAACAGGCCCGTGTCCCGTCTTGAGCCACTGCCACGTGCTCTGGTGTGGGGGCAGCCTGAGGGGGCACATGTGCCTCCGTGCTCATCCCCAGCATGTGGAAGCGGGCAGGGTTGGGCTGCGGGAGGAGGCTGGAGTGGAGACTGAGTCACAGATGGAGTGTGGGCTTCTCTGCCTCTGACCCGCCAAGCCTTTAATCCTCCAGCCAGCCCAGGAGGCAGGTAGCGTTACCACACCCAGGTTCAAGGAGGCCAGGAAGGCTCCAGGGAAGCTGCGCCTGGGAAGAGTTAAGGTCCTGGAAGCAGGAATCCGCCCGCCCGAGCTTGGGCTGGGCCGGCCCAGCTGTTGGCCAGCCTATCCCCATTCCCACGCCCTGTTGCTTCCTGAGGTCAgcagctgggggtgtgggggcccaGTCCCCAGAGTCTCCAGGGACTGGGAAGGCAGGGGGCCCAGGCAGGCCTTGCTGGGAAGGCTGGGCCCTGCATCCCTAGTCCTCATGGCAACTGGACACAAACACAGCCCAGtgggtggatggagggagggctggggaccCCGCCTCTCCTGTCCTCACTGCCAGGGGTGGGCCAGCTGAGGGGAGTGCTGCTGTGATTGGagaccccccgccaccccactgAGAACCTGCCCTGAGTCCTGGTGGCACCATTCCCACCCTCTCCCAGAGCGCCTGAGAGGGCAGCCTCAAGCTGCAGCCAGTGAGTGCAGAAGCAGGGCTGACCCTGGACGCCTGGATCCTGGGCTCTGGCTTCCGCCTCATGGTCACTGCTGGCCTCGGCACTGGGCCAGATgtgccagcagggagggcatttgatACCATCTACAAAAGAcctgagggagggctgggggagaaagggcagctggtcaggcacttgccttgcagatagcCAAGGCCAGTTGACCACCCagcttccatctccagcaccccatgtgctccccaaagtagccaggagtgactcccgagcacagagccaggagtaagccctgaacaccagtggcCCCAGGGGGAAGCTGAGGTGGCTGAGGGAGGAGCCAAGGGAGAGCTGGGTGAGGGGTGAGAGACTGGAGTGGGGCACCCGGGTGGTACTCCCAGACTTTCCCCACTGACTGGTTGCTCAGGATTCTCGGACCATCCTCAGAGGCTTGGGGCCGCCCTCCAGAAGCCCATCAAGGCAGGCTTTGCCCGCCTCCACGGGCCTGCAGGAGTGCTGAGTCCGCAGGGGGCGGGAGATGTGGGGGAGATAGCTGGAGGACAGCCTGTGGCTGACCTCTGACCCCATTCCTTTTTCTCGGGGCCCCTGCTGAGCTGGCGCCCTCAACACCACCCCCTCGGCCCAGAGGGCGAGCCCAGGCAGAGGTGGGCATGGCGCTTGCCCATGGACTTCAGTTTCTGGTCACACTGCGGCCTGAGGCTGGGCTCAGTCCCCCAGATCTGCCAGGGCCCCGTAggcagccaccccacccccaccctgagcaggAATGCGGGAGGGGCCCCAATTTGGAGCCGTTGCCCCCAAACATAGGCTTGTTTTAGAGACGGCGGCGTTGCTGTTACAGTGTCATCTCTGCATTAGTCAGGACGCCTGGGTCTCCATGGAAACGGCTGCCGAGCCGGCGACAGCTGTCCGGGTGCCTCCcccggcgggcaggggcggggcctggcctgggctgctccgcccccccgccctgccgggctGGCGCGGTCAGTGCTTTTGTTTCGGCACCTacggccctgggggcggggccgggcgcatCCTGCGTGCCGAGGTGCCGGCCTCCGCCCTTTGCACGACCTCCTGCAGGTGGGGGTTTGGGTCTGCAATTCCCGTGCCAACGGGAGGGTCAGTCACGAAACCTAGTTTTGCCCTCCAACAGGGTCGGGGTGGGGTGATGGTGCACCCCCCTCGCCCATCTTTCTCCCCCAGTGCACGCAGAGGCCGACATTCTGTGGATTTTCTGTGGGTGAAGTGGGTGCAGCGTGCGCAGAGCCGCGGGTGCGTTCCGGCTGTGAACAGCCAGAGGCTGGAGCCccgggcggggcggaggggggcagggagtcTGGCTCCTGGTCTGAGCAGGTGTGTGACCCCGGGatagggtggagtggggtggggggctgccgggGTTCGCTGCAATGAATTGAGAGAGGCTTTGCCCCGCAGAGACTGAGCTGGAAGAAAATCCTGAGAAGGGGTTCAGTGGCCAGGACTGGGTGGGCTCTCAACGAGCCCGCCTGCCCCCCTGACCACCACCTTCCCCAGGAGACGGACTTCTCCATGCAGACCTCTGGTCAGGTGCACCCTGAGTCATCTGACCATGCTAGGCTGGTCACACTGAATGCCAAGTGAGTGTCACTTGGCTCACACTTGCCCGGACcagccttcttccctccacccccatccgcTGCATGGCAGGGTCGCCTGGGGTGGGTAGAAAGGGGCAGGCCTAACCCCTTGTGGTTCATTGCTTGGGGATATctctgggaggtgggggttggggtgggcttGAAGGTACAGCACCCCACCTTTCCTGCCTGCTTCCTCGGCATCGGCAGCTCCTCCGGCTTCCTTGCCACTACTGGCCAAGTGGAgcctctgccaccctcctcccaAGACACGCTGGCTCCACCTCCCAGGATCGGACCCCAGGTACGGGGCACTGCTCTGAGCCCCCTGCCTGCTGGCAGGGGAGGGAAACGAAGCCGTGTCCCAGGGCGCactcttgctttttttggggggggtgtgtgtAGGCGGACGCCCAATACGCCCCCTTGTCTCTgcaggaaaagaggaagagacgCGTGTGTAAGGTGCCAAATTCTGTGGCCCCCAGGCAGACGGGTGAGCCCCCTTCCTGTCTCCTGCCGGGTCCTTGCAGGGCAGCTCCTCACAGGAAGGGCGGCCCGAGGCAGCCGTCCTCACCATCCCCTCCGCCCCGCAGGGTTCCTGGTCCCCG
This Sorex araneus isolate mSorAra2 chromosome 8, mSorAra2.pri, whole genome shotgun sequence DNA region includes the following protein-coding sequences:
- the ZDHHC1 gene encoding palmitoyltransferase ZDHHC1 isoform X1; protein product: MNICNKPSNKTAPEKTVWTAAASKASRPSSELLGQQRSRRNGWSWPPHPLQILAWLLYFFFALIGFGVLVPLLPHAWLLFGYTFMGAIFLCHLVVHLTAVTIDPADANVRDKSYTGNLPIFNRSQHAHVIENLHCNLCDVNVSERSKHCSACNKCVCGFDHHCKWLNNCVGERNYRLFLHSVVTALLGVLLLVVVASYVFVEFFVNPMQLRTDSHFQDLKNDTEEWFMFLPAAPLKIQAPVIPVLAAVLILLGLLSIALLGHLLCFHIYLMWHKLTTYEYIVQHRPPQEAKPPTSREFKLCPPERQPIQCTQRPTFCGFSVGEVGAACAEPRVRSGCEQPEAGAPGGAEGGRESGSWSEQRLSWKKILRRGSVARTGWALNEPACPPDHHLPQETDFSMQTSGQVHPESSDHARLVTLNANSSGFLATTGQVEPLPPSSQDTLAPPPRIGPQEKRKRRVCKVPNSVAPRQTGFLVPGGRSSFSSDSEDTSSELPADPAGAYHSASAESMDEIPVAQTRLGSAALVAPGPKDREPGLALQARAPAVFVSLSSGEPGAPGGSEARLP
- the ZDHHC1 gene encoding palmitoyltransferase ZDHHC1 isoform X2; its protein translation is MNICNKPSNKTAPEKTVWTAAASKASRPSSELLGQQRSRRNGWSWPPHPLQILAWLLYFFFALIGFGVLVPLLPHAWLLFGYTFMGAIFLCHLVVHLTAVTIDPADANVRDKSYTGNLPIFNRSQHAHVIENLHCNLCDVNVSERSKHCSACNKCVCGFDHHCKWLNNCVGERNYRLFLHSVVTALLGVLLLVVVASYVFVEFFVNPMQLRTDSHFQDLKNDTEEWFMFLPAAPLKIQAPVIPVLAAVLILLGLLSIALLGHLLCFHIYLMWHKLTTYEYIVQHRPPQEAKPPTSREFKLCPPERQPIQCTQRPTFCGFSVGEVGAACAEPRRLSWKKILRRGSVARTGWALNEPACPPDHHLPQETDFSMQTSGQVHPESSDHARLVTLNANSSGFLATTGQVEPLPPSSQDTLAPPPRIGPQEKRKRRVCKVPNSVAPRQTGFLVPGGRSSFSSDSEDTSSELPADPAGAYHSASAESMDEIPVAQTRLGSAALVAPGPKDREPGLALQARAPAVFVSLSSGEPGAPGGSEARLP
- the ZDHHC1 gene encoding palmitoyltransferase ZDHHC1 isoform X4 → MNICNKPSNKTAPEKTVWTAAASKASRPSSELLGQQRSRRNGWSWPPHPLQILAWLLYFFFALIGFGVLVPLLPHAWLLFGYTFMGAIFLCHLVVHLTAVTIDPADANVRDKSYTGNLPIFNRSQHAHVIENLHCNLCDVNVSERSKHCSACNKCVCGFDHHCKWLNNCVGERNYRLFLHSVVTALLGVLLLVVVASYVFVEFFVNPMQLRTDSHFQDLKNDTEEWFMFLPAAPLKIQAPVIPVLAAVLILLGLLSIALLGHLLCFHIYLMWHKLTTYEYIVQHRPPQEAKPPTSREFKLCPPERQPIQRLSWKKILRRGSVARTGWALNEPACPPDHHLPQETDFSMQTSGQVHPESSDHARLVTLNANSSGFLATTGQVEPLPPSSQDTLAPPPRIGPQEKRKRRVCKVPNSVAPRQTGFLVPGGRSSFSSDSEDTSSELPADPAGAYHSASAESMDEIPVAQTRLGSAALVAPGPKDREPGLALQARAPAVFVSLSSGEPGAPGGSEARLP
- the ZDHHC1 gene encoding palmitoyltransferase ZDHHC1 isoform X3; this translates as MGGAGPRTRCRSWPGCSTSSSLSSALGCSCPSCLMPGCSSATLQFMGAIFLCHLVVHLTAVTIDPADANVRDKSYTGNLPIFNRSQHAHVIENLHCNLCDVNVSERSKHCSACNKCVCGFDHHCKWLNNCVGERNYRLFLHSVVTALLGVLLLVVVASYVFVEFFVNPMQLRTDSHFQDLKNDTEEWFMFLPAAPLKIQAPVIPVLAAVLILLGLLSIALLGHLLCFHIYLMWHKLTTYEYIVQHRPPQEAKPPTSREFKLCPPERQPIQCTQRPTFCGFSVGEVGAACAEPRVRSGCEQPEAGAPGGAEGGRESGSWSEQRLSWKKILRRGSVARTGWALNEPACPPDHHLPQETDFSMQTSGQVHPESSDHARLVTLNANSSGFLATTGQVEPLPPSSQDTLAPPPRIGPQEKRKRRVCKVPNSVAPRQTGFLVPGGRSSFSSDSEDTSSELPADPAGAYHSASAESMDEIPVAQTRLGSAALVAPGPKDREPGLALQARAPAVFVSLSSGEPGAPGGSEARLP